TTCCGGTGTTGACCTGGACCAGCATCAGCGCGTCCTCCGGCTACGCTCGAGGACGGGGCGGTGCCCTTCCGCATCGAAGGCACCCGATGGCGGTTGATCCTCGAACGGGATCGACCGGATGCCCTGATCGGCATGGTCGTCGTTTTCGGGATGATGCGGGCTGTCGGCGTTCGCCTGCTTGAGGCGCAGCGCCTCTTCGGTCAGGGCACGCTGATCGCGCGGTTCGGTCGCCATGAGGGGTCTCCTTTCCGGCGGCATCGATCGACGGTGATCGGCCTTCACATGGGTCAATGCGTGAAGGCGCTGATGTCTCCCGACTTTCTCGACCTAGTAGATCCCGTCGATCTCCACGGTCAGGCGCGGCGCGGGCGGGTTGAGGAGGAGGCTGTTGCGATCGGCGAGGCCCGCCTCGATCCCGCGCAGTCGCTGATAGCGCTCGGCGGCGGCGGCGGCGGTGGCGTCGGGATCGCGCAGGATCGTCGGCTTGAGAAAGATGAACAGCGTTCGCTTCTGGCGCTGCTCCTGGCGCGACTTGAACAGCTCGCCGACCAGCGGGATGTCGCCGAGGATCGGCACCTGGCTGCGCGCGCGGATATAATCGTCGTTGATGAGCCCGCCGAGCACGATCGTGCGGCCGTTGTCAGCCAGCACCGTCGTGTTGATCGCACGGCGATTGGTGATGAGGTCGGCCGCCTGGTTGAGCTGCGTCGTCGCGATCGTCGAGGCTTCCTGGCTTACCTCCAGCCGGATCGTGTCGCCCGCGTTGACGCGCGGCAGGACGCGGAGGGTAATGCCCACGTCCTTGCGCTCGATCGAGGTATAGGGCGCGGCGCCATTGTTGTTGGTGAGCACCGATCCGGTCACGAACGGCACTTCCTGCGCCACCACGAACTCACCCACCTTGTTGTCGAGCACCGTCACCGATGGCGTCGAGAGCAGGTTTGCCTTGGTCGAGGTGCCGAGCGCCTGGACGAGAATCGAGAAGTCGTTGCCGAACGCGATATTGCCGGTCAGGCCGCCGGTCAGTAGCGCACCTGCGGGCACGCCTAAGGTCTGGAGGATCGTCCCCAGCGACACCCCTGCGCCCGGCGAACCGAAGCTGGTCGCCACTCCCTCAACCTGGTCGAGCACGGTGCCCGCGCTGCCGATCTGCACCGCCAGCCGCTCGGCCTCGTCGCCGGTGATCTCGGCGATCGCGGCTTCCAGCAGCACCTGCGGACGGCGGACGTCGAGGTCGGCAATCAGCGTGTCCATCCCCGCCATCGCGCTCGGCGTGCCGCGCACGACGATGGCGTTGATGTCGGGGGCAGGCTGGACGGTAAGGTCGGGGGTGGAAAAGCCCTGCGGCGTCGCCTCGCGCTCGTTCTGGCCGACCGTCGAGATGGTCGAGCCGCCACCGGCGCTGCCGCCGTTCAGGCCGCCAACGGCGCCCAGCGCCTGCTGGTTGCTCTGGTTGACCAGGCCGGCGAGCGCCGCGGTCGGGCTGCGATTGGCGTTGGTGCCGAGGCCGCCGCGCGTGCCGCGCGACTGAAGGCTTCGCGCGACGGGGTTGGTCGCTTCCGCTTCCTGGCCCAGCACGCCGCGCATCACCTCCGTCACGCTTTCGGCATCGGCATAGTTGAGGCGGAAGACGCGGGTGATCGGCGTCGCGCCGCCCGGCGTGTCGAGCGACAGCGCGATCCGGCGCGCCTCCGCCACCGCCGAAGGGGTGCCGCGCACGACGACGACGTTGCTGCGCGGATCGCCCGCGACACGCGCGCCGCCCGCTTCGCGTTCGCCGAGCACCTGGCCGATCGCGGCGGCGACGTCCGCCGCCGAGCCGTTGCGCAAGGGGATGGTCGCGAAGCTCTGGCCGCCGCCGCCATCCAGGTTGCGCATCAGCGCCTCGATCCGACGGACATTGTCGGCATAGTCGGTGACGACAATCGCGTTGGGACTGGCGAGCGGCTCAACCGAGCCGAAGCTGGCGACCAGCGGCCGCGCGATCCGCGCCGCCTCGCCCGCGGGCACGTTCGACAGGCGGATCATCCGCGTGGTCAGTTCCTGGCCGGACGCGGAGCGGCGGACGCCGCCGTCGCGCACCGCATTGGCCGCGGGCACGATCCGCCACGCGCGGCCCGAACGCACCGCGGCAAAGCCATTGGCGCGCAGCACCGACTGGAAAAGCTCCCAAACGCCGTCGGGCGACAGCGGCTGGGCCGAGGTGACGGTGACGACGCCCTTGACCGCTGGATCCAGGATCAGCGTGCGGCCGGTCAGGCGCGAAATCTGGTCGGCGACATCGGCGATCTCGACCCCGCGCATGTTGACGACGATGTCGCCCGGCGCCTCCTGTGCGGACAGCGCGATCGGCTGCGCGGCGGTGGCGACGAGCGCGCAGGCGAGTAGGGTGCGGCGGAAAGCGTGGTTCACGGATACTTCTCTAGCGTAGCGGGACGGTGAGCGTCATCGGCTTGCCGTCGCGAAGAACCTGAAGTTGCGCCGAGCCGCTGGCCTGCGCCGCGGCGAACGCGGCCTGGTCGGCGGCACCGCGGCCGAGCGCCTGGCCGTTGACCGACTGGACAACGTCGCCCGGTCGCATCCCCGGCAGCGAGCCGCTGCCGATGCGATAGCCGCCATCGGTCGGCGTCGCATCAAGCCGCTGGAGCAGCGCGGCCGGATCGGGGAAGGCGAGGAACTCGACACGGCCGGCATTGTCGAGGAGGATGCGGTCGCGCTGGATCGACTGGATGGTCGCACCGCCGAGCGCCTCGCCGACGCGGACGGCGCGCGCGGTGCCGCCCGCCTCGCTGACATAGGCGACGGCGAAGCTCTGCGGGATCGCGAAGACCACGCCCTTCAGCACCAGCTGGATCGAGGTCGGGACTGCCTGTTCGGTCTGGGCCGCGCGGCCGAACGGGCTCCAGGCGAGCGCGGGCGATAGGTCCGGCGGCGGCACCGGGCGGCTGCCCGATGGAACGGTGATCGCGCCCTGCCCGGCATGACCCGCCAGCCGCCAGGTCAGGCCGGCGAGCGCGAACGCGACCGACACCACCATCACGCCCGTCACGAGATCGAGCGCAATTCGCTGTTGCCGGGGATTGAGGTCGAGCGCGCGCTTCATGCGCCTTCTGCGTCCACGAAACCGTCGAGCGATGCAAGCGGCGAGGCCTGCCGGGCGCCGCTTTCGAACACGTCGATGCGCACGCGGCGGATGGCGGGATCGTCGGTCGCGCGCTCGGCGACGGCGATGCGCCAGCGGCGGCCCATCATCTCGACCTCGTTCGCGCCGTCGATCCGCGCCTCGATCTCGGCGAGGCGGTTCTCGGCGACCCACATCGCCGCTTGCCGCCCCTCCATCGCGCGGGTCGAGTCGATGTGCGTTTCGACGGTGCGGACCAGCCCGACGGTGGCGATGGCGAGGATCGCGAGCGCGACGAGCGCCTCGATGAGGGAGAAGCCGGCGGTTGCGTCGTTCGGGGCACGTCCTTCGACAGGCTCAGGACGAACGGAGTGGGTGGGCCCCGAGCCCCCTCCATCGTTCGTCCTGAGCCTGTCGAAGGACGTGCCAAGAGCGATGCGGCGTGTGGCTGAACCACCCCCGTTCGTCCTGAGCTTGTCGAAGGACGTGTCCAAAACGCTGCGCCCAGTTTGGGGCCGAGGGAGAACGCGCACCCTCATGTTCCCGGCACCACGCGGGCGGTGAGGCCGTCATAGGCGACGCTGACCGACTGGCCGCGCTCGGCGATGACAGCGATCAGCGGCTTGCCCGACCCCTCGGGGCCGAGCACGACCGGCGGCTTGGCCGACAGCCGCATCGTCATGCCGCCGGGGAGCGGATGAAAGCCGAGCGCGTCGCCGCCCACCGGCTGCCACGTCTGGCCGTCGAAGCGCGCGAAGCCGTAGCCGGTCTTCTCAGCGGTGAAGGCGACGAGGGCGTCGCCGAGCATCGCGTCGTCGGCAGCGGCCTGAAGCCGTTCGGCAAGCCGCTGCGCCTCGCTCTGTACGGACGGCGCGCGAGTGGCGGCGCCGATTCCGAGCGTGACCGCACCGGCCGCGACCGCAATGATCGCGAGGACGATCAGCATCTCGATCAGGGTCATGCCGGATTGCCCCCCGGCCGACGCGCCACCGTGCTCCCGCGAAGGCGGGAGCCCAGGGCCAAGCAGGACCGGCCGCCATTGCGCTCTTGACCCAAGGCTCCCGCCTTCGCGGGAGCACGGGACCTTTCCTGCATGATCGTCACCCCGGACTTGTTCCGGGGTCCACCGGACCGCAAGTGCCGCGGCGGCCGGGTACGCGGCAAGGTGGACCCCGGAACAGGTCCGGGGTGACGAAGAAGGACGAGATGGGAGGCTCACGTCAGTGCCGCTGGCAAAGCGCGACCGCGCGCCGCATCACTTCTTGCCGTCGAGGTCCGCGTCTAGGCCCTCGCCGCCCGGCTTGCCGTCTTTGCCCAGCGACTTGAGCGTGAAGGTGCCGCCCTCCGCGCTATACTGATAGGGATTGCCCCAGGGGTCCGCCGGCACTTCGCCGAGATAGCCGTCGCCCGACCAGTTCGACGGGATCGGCGGGGTCGAGGGTTTTTCGGCCAGCGCCTTCAGCCCCTGCGCCGTCGTCGGATAGTCGCCATTGTCGAGGCGGTACATCTTGAGCGCGGCGGAGATGGTGCGGATGTCGGTGTTGGCGACGGTCACCCGCGCCTCGTCCGGGCGGCCGATGACGTTGGGGACGATCAGCGCGGCGACGAGCGCGATGATCGCCAGCACCACGATCATCTCGACGAGCGTCAGGCCCGCTTCGGTGTCCCGTGGAAGACGCGATTGCGCGGCGTCGTCGCGGCTGTCATGAAACTGTTTCAAAAGGATGTGCATCGCCGCCCCATGCGTCGCCAGAATGAAAGCAATGTGACAGCCGGCTCGGAGCCATCCTCGCTCATCATAGACGAGGCGGGCGGCGCGGCAACCATGCTGGTGCCGGGCGAGGCGGTGCGGCTGCTCGCCGTCGACCTGCCGCTGCCGAGCCGGGCCAAGCGACTGGAAGCCTTGCCCTTTGCCGTCGAGGAGCTGATCGCCGATCCGCTCGACGCGGTGCACCTGGCGCTCGGGTCCGAACTGTCGCCGCGCCGCTTCCTGGTCGGCGTGGTCCGCCATGCGCAGATGCAGGCTTGGATCGAGGAAGCCGCGCTCGCCGGTCATCCCGACGCCGCCTTCGTCCCCGACGCGCTCGCGCTGCCCCGGCCGGACGCGGGCGAGTGGGCGGTCGAGCTTGGCGAGACGCGCGCGGTGGTGCGGACTGGCGACGGTACTGGCTTTGCGATGCCCGCGCCGATGATCGCTGCGGCGTGGGAAGCCGCGGGACGCCCGCCGATCCGCAACTATGGCGCCCCTTTGCCTGAGGCGATGGCCGCGCTCCCTGCCGAGCTCGGCGAGCTGTCGCTGGCGCGGCGCATCGCGGAGCCGGCGCTCGATCTGCGTCAGGGCATTTACGGCCGCCGGCGGGCGGCGTCGCTGCCCGGCTGGGGACGGCGGCTGTTCTGGGTGGGGGCGATCGGGCTGACTGCGCATGTCGGCATCGCCGCCGCCGATACGATGATGCTGCGCGCGATCGCCGACCGGCGCGAGGACGATACGCGAATGCTTGTGGCCACGGCCTCGCCCGGAACGCCAACGACTGGCGACGACCTTGCCGGCACGGTCGCCGACTTGCTGCCCGAACCCAAGCGATACAGCGCGTTCCTGCCGCTATTGTCGCGCGTTTCGGCGACACTGGCGCCGCTCAACGGCCAGATGGCGGTGCGGGGCATCGGCTTTCGCGGCGACGCGCTGATGGTCGATCTGGAGCCGCTGCAACCGGGCTTGGCCGGGCGGCTGAGCGGGGCGATCAGCGACGCGCGCCTGTCGGGCGAGGTCACGACGCTGCCGAACGGCACGCTCCGCCTGACCGCGAGGGGTGCATGAGGATCGAGCTTCGCGACCCCCGGCTCGACGCCGCGATCGCCCGGTTCGAGGGCTGGTGGGCGACGCTCAGCCAGCGCGAGCGCGTGCTGCTGACGGTGCTGGGACTGCTGATCGCGGGCGCGGCGCTGGTCTATGGCGTAATCAAGCCGCTCCAGGCCGCACGGGCGGAGGCGCGCGCCGACATCCGCACCTATGAGACGCTGTCCGCGCGCATCCGCGCCGTGGGCAAGCTCCAGCCGCAGACCGCGCAGCGCCGCACCGGCAGCCCGGTGGAGATCGTCCAGGCAGCGGCGCAGGCACAGGCGCTGTCGGTCGCGGTCGAGCCGCAGGGCGGGGGCGTGCGTGCGGTCGTGAGCGAGGGTGACTACGCAAAGGTCGTCGGCTGGCTCGCCGACCTCAGCCGGTCCTCAACGCTGGCGGTCACGTCGGCGCGGATCGTTCGGCGGCCGAACGCGGGCATGGTCGAGGCGCAAGTGAGCTTCGCGCCATGACCGCGATGCTCCCCTATAGCTTCGCGCGCCGGCACGGCGTGGTGCTCCGCGAGAGCCCGGACGGTGCCGAATGTGTCCACCGCGCCGGCGTCGGCCTAGACGCACTGATTGAGGTGCAGCGGATCGCGCCGGCCGCGCGGCTGGTGCCGGTGGCGGACGAGGCGTTCGATGCGGCGCTCGGTGCCTCGTACGGCGACCGCGCGGCACAGGCGGCGGACTTCGAGATCGACGGCACCGACCTTGCCGCACTGGCCGACTCCGCCGCGGCGGTCGACGATCTGCTCGACACCCGCGACGATTCGCCCGTCATCCGCCTCATCAACGCGTTGCTGCTCGAGGCGATCAAGGAGGGCGCGTCCGACGTTCACGTCGAGACGCAGGAAAAGCGGCTCGTCGTGCGCTTCCGCATCGACGGCGTGCTGCGCGACGTGGTCGAGCCGCAGCGCGCGCTCGCGCCGCTCCTCGTCAGCCGCATCAAGGTGATGGCCAAGCTCGACATCGCGGAGAAGCGCGTGCCGCAGGATGGCCGCGTGACGCTGCGCGTCGGCGGTCACGATGTCGACGCGCGCGTCTCGACGATCCCGACCCAGCATGGCGAGCGCGTGGTGATGCGATTGCTGGAGCGCGGGTCGATGACGCTCGACCTCGGCTCGCTGGGCATGAGCGAGCGCGATCGCACCGTTTTCACGCGGCTGCTGGAGCGGCCCCACGGCATCCTCCTCGTCACCGGGCCGACCGGGTCCGGCAAGACGACGACGCTCTATACGGCGCTCACCCGGCTCAACGACCGGCGGCGCAACGTCATGACGGTCGAGGACCCGATCGAGTATGAGCTGTCGGGCATTGCCCAGACGCAGGTCAATCCGCGCACCGACATGACGTTCGCGCGCGGGCTGCGCGCGATCCTTCGCCAGGATCCCGACGTCATCATGGTGGGCGAGATCCGCGACCAGGAGACGGCGCAGGTCGCGGTGCGATCGGCGATGACGGGGCATTTCGTCCTCTCGACTCTCCACACCAATTCGGCGGTGGGATCGGTGACGCGGCTGATCGACATGGGTGTCGAGCGCTATCTGCTCGCGCCGATGGTGGTCGGGTTGTGTGCGCAGCGGCTGGTGCGGCGGCTGTGCCAGACGTGCCGGCGCGAGGAAGTGGTGAGCGAGGGCGACGTGGCGATGGTCGGCGGCGGCCTTCGCGTTGGCGAGCCGATCTGGCGCGCCGAGGGATGCGATGCCTGCCACGGCGACGGTTATCGCGGGCGGGCCGGCCTGTACGAGGTGGTGGCGATCGACGACCGCTTTCAGGCGATGATCCATGATGGCGCATCGGAGGCGGAACTCGAGCGGCATGCGCGGGCTGAGAACCCGTCGCTGCTGGACGACGGCATCGCCAAGCTGCGCGCAGGCCTGACGACGGTGGAGGAGGTCGCGCGGGTGACGCGCGAGGAGGCGTGACCTTGCATCTTCATCGTCACCCCGGACTTGTTCCGGGGTCCACCGGCCCGCGTACCCAGCGGCGGCTTGGCTGGCGGCACGGTGGACCCCGGGACAAGTCCGGGGTGACAGTTAGGGGGATCGCATGACCGCCTACGCGTATCGCGCCGCCACTCGCGAAGGGACCGCGCGCAAGGGGATCATCGAGGCGTCGTCGCCCGCCGCCGCCCGTGCACTGCTGCGCGAGCAGGCGCTGCTGCCGCTGTCGGTCGAGCCCGCCAACGACGCGGGGCCCGCGGTCGGCGGGATCAAGCTGCCGTCGCTGCGCCGTCGCGGACTGTCGGCGCGCCAGCTCGCGACGGTCACGCGGCAGATCTCGACGCTGATCGGCTCCGACATCACCATCGAGGAATCGCTCCGCCTCGTCGCGCAGCAGTCGGAGGTGCCGGCGGTGACCGCGCTGCTGACCGACGTGCGCGGCGCGATCCTTGACGGGCGCAGCTTCGCCGCGGCGCTGGGGCTGCACCCCAAGGCCTTCCCCGAATTCTATCGCGCCTCCGTCGCGGCGGGCGAGCAATCGGGGCGGCTGGCCAGCGTGCTCGACCACCTCGCCGTCTTCGTCGAAAACCGGCAGGCGAACGGGCAGAAGCTCCAGCTGGCTCTCCTCTATCCCGCGCTGCTCGCCACCGTCAGTTTCGGCATGATGGTGCTGCTGATGGTCTATGTCGTGCCCGACATCGTCCGCGTGTTCGTGTCGCGCGGCGCCGAGCTGCCCTTCCTCACCCGCGCATTGATCGCGGTGAGCGCATTCATCCAGAATTATGGCCTCTACGTCCTGATCGCCGCTGCCGCCGCGTTCCTGCTCTATGGCCGCTGGGCGCGCGTCCCCGCCAATCGCCTCCGCGTCCACCGCTTCTTCAACGAGAACCGGCCGTTCGCGCGGTTCAGCCGGCAGTTCAACGCCGCGCGCTTCGCCGGCAGTCTGGCGACGCTCGTCGAGAGCGCGGTGCCGCTGGTCGAGGCGCTTCAGGCCGCTGCGGCGGTCACGCCCAACCTGTTCGTCCGCGACAAGGCGCTGCACATCGCCGCGCGGGTGCGCGAGGGGATCAGCCTGCGCGCGGCGATGGCGGAGAGCGGCGTGTTTCCCTCGATGCTCGTCGCGATCGTCGCCTCTGGCGAATCGAGCGGCCGCCTCGCCCCCGCGCTCGGCCGCGCGTCGGGGGAGTTGGAGCGCGAGCTCGACGCGCTGGTCGCGACGTTGGTCGCGCTGGTCGAGCCGATGGTGCTGCTGCTGATGGGCGGGCTGGTGCTGATGATGGTGCTGGCGATCCTCTTGCCGATCATCAACCTCAACAACCTGGTGCAGATCTAGCGCTTCACCAAGGTCACCTGCGCGACGGTGATGCCGCCGCCGCGGAAGCCGCCCTCGCAGTACATCAGGTAATAGCGCCACAGATTGCGGAACGCGGCGTCGAGGTCGGCGGGCAGGCGGCCCTCGGCATCGGCGCAGTCGAATGCCGCGCGCCAGCGGTGCAGCGTCTCGGCATAGTCGAGGCCGAACTCATGCCGGTCCCGCCAGTCGAGCCCTGCGCGATCGGCGATGGCGCGAAAGCGGCTCTCGGACAGCAGCATCCCGCCGGGAAAGACATAGCTCTGAATGAAGTCGACGTTGCGCGCGTAATTGTCGAAGATCGCATCGTCGATCGCGATATATTGGATCGCCGCGCGGCCGCCCGGCTTCAGCAACCGCGCGATCGCGCCGAGATAGTCGGGCCAGTAGCGCTCGCCCACCGCCTCGACCATCTCGATGCTGGCAATCGCGTCATAGGTGCCGGCCGCGTCGCGATAGTCGGTCAGCGACACCTCGACGCCGGGGAGCGCGCGCGAACGGACATGGTCGGCCTGTTCGGTCGATAGGGTGAGGCACTGGACCTGGCGCCCGGCATCGCTGGCGACGCGCGCGAACGATCCCCAGCCGCAGCCGATCTCGAGAATGCGGTTGCCCGCCCGCGTGTCGGTTCGATCCAGGATGGCGGTCAGCTTGCGATGCTGCGCCGTCTCGAGCGCTTCGCCCGGCGCCGCAAAGATCGCGCTCGAATAGGTGAGCGTCTCGTCCAGCCAGGCGGCGTAGAAGTCGTTGCCGAGGTCGTAGTGATAGGCGACGTTCGCCCGCGCCCCGTCGCGGTCGTTGCGGCGGGCGAGGTGCGCCAGCCGCCGCGCGATCCGCGACCAGGGCCGCGCGCGGGCCGTGTCGCCCAGGCCCTGGCGATTGGCGACGAACAGCTCGAACAGCGCGGTCGGATCGGGGCTCGCCCATTCGCCCGCAACCCATGCCTCGTACCAGCCCGCCGAACCGCCGGTCGCGAGCCGGTAGAGCGCGCGCCACGATCGAAGGTCGACCACCGCCGCCGCGCCGGGGGCGCGCCCGCCCAGCCGGCGGAATCCGCCGCCAGGCAGCGTCGCGTCGAGCGACCCTGTCGCCAGCCCGCGGTCGATCCGGTCGAGCAGCGCGGCGAACAGCCGGTCGACGCCCGCCCATACGCGCCCGCGCACCTCGCCCGTCCGCCGTCCCCGATTGCGTAGCATTCCGCTCATCGCCGCTCCCTTGGGCAGGGGCGCGGCGAAGCGCAATCACTTCATTTGCTTCGCCGCGGCGAGCGCCCGCTCGCGCGCCTCGCGATGGCCGATGATCTTGGCGGGATAGTCGCGCGGGCGGCAGCCGGCTTCGTCGGGATCGTGGATCGCCGCGTCGCCCAGCGCCTTCAGCTCCGGCACCCATTCGCGGATATAGTCGGCAGCGTCGAACTTCGCCGACTGGGTGAGCGGCGCCATGATCCGCACGAACATGTTCGAATCGACCCCCGACCCGGCGGTCCACTGCCAGTTGACCGCGTTCGACCCGTAATCGGCGTCGACCAGGCAGTCCCAGAACCAGCGCTCCCCCTCTCGCCAGTCGATCAGCAGATGCTTGATGAGGAAGCTCGCCGTAATCATCCGCACGCGGTTGTGCATCCAGCCCGTCGTCCAGAGCTGGCGCATGCCCGCATCGACGATCGGGTAGCCGGTTTGGCCGCGCTGCCAGGCGCGCAGGTCCGCCGCCACGCCCTTGCCGCCTCGCCACGGAAGCTTGTCGAAGCTCTCCCGCGCGTTCTTCGTCGCGTAATCCGGGAATTGCAGGATGACGTTCTGCGCGAAGTCGCGCCAGGCGAGTTCGGACAGGAAGGTGTCGACCGATCCGCCGGCATCCTCTGTCCTGTGCCACGCCTGTGCCGCCGAGATCTCGCCGAAATGCAGGTGCGGCGACAGGCGCGAGCTGCCCTCGATCGAGGGGAGGTTGCGTTCGGCGTCATAGGCGTCGGCGTGGCGGCGAAAGGCGTCGAGGCGCTTGTGCGCGCCGGCCTCGCCCGGCTGCCACTCGGCAAAGCCGCCGGCCCAGTCGGGCTTGGTCGGGAGCAGCGACCAGTCGGCGAGCTTGTCCGACGTCGGCCATTTGGCGGGGGCGGGGATGCTGCGCGGCCGGGGCGTCGGGTGGGGCGGCGGCATGTGCTGGCGGAGCGCCCGCCAGAAGGGGGTGTAGATGCGGAACGGCTTGCCGCTGCCCGTCGTGACCGATCCGGGGCGGGCTAGGTAATTACCGTCGTGGCAGCAGAGCTCCAGCGACTTGGCGACGGCGCGCTCGGCATTGCGCCACCAGGGTTCGTAGTGGCGGATACAGTGGACGCGGGCGGCGCCGGTCTCTTCGGCGAGCTTGGCGAGCACCTCCGCCGATTTGCCACGCCGCAGGATCAGCCGCGATCCCTTGTGCTTTAGGTCGGCGGCGAGGCTTTCGAGGCTGTGGTGGAGCCACCAGCGCGAGGCGCCGCCCATC
This is a stretch of genomic DNA from Sphingomonas sp. Y38-1Y. It encodes these proteins:
- the gspD gene encoding type II secretion system secretin GspD; its protein translation is MNHAFRRTLLACALVATAAQPIALSAQEAPGDIVVNMRGVEIADVADQISRLTGRTLILDPAVKGVVTVTSAQPLSPDGVWELFQSVLRANGFAAVRSGRAWRIVPAANAVRDGGVRRSASGQELTTRMIRLSNVPAGEAARIARPLVASFGSVEPLASPNAIVVTDYADNVRRIEALMRNLDGGGGQSFATIPLRNGSAADVAAAIGQVLGEREAGGARVAGDPRSNVVVVRGTPSAVAEARRIALSLDTPGGATPITRVFRLNYADAESVTEVMRGVLGQEAEATNPVARSLQSRGTRGGLGTNANRSPTAALAGLVNQSNQQALGAVGGLNGGSAGGGSTISTVGQNEREATPQGFSTPDLTVQPAPDINAIVVRGTPSAMAGMDTLIADLDVRRPQVLLEAAIAEITGDEAERLAVQIGSAGTVLDQVEGVATSFGSPGAGVSLGTILQTLGVPAGALLTGGLTGNIAFGNDFSILVQALGTSTKANLLSTPSVTVLDNKVGEFVVAQEVPFVTGSVLTNNNGAAPYTSIERKDVGITLRVLPRVNAGDTIRLEVSQEASTIATTQLNQAADLITNRRAINTTVLADNGRTIVLGGLINDDYIRARSQVPILGDIPLVGELFKSRQEQRQKRTLFIFLKPTILRDPDATAAAAAERYQRLRGIEAGLADRNSLLLNPPAPRLTVEIDGIY
- a CDS encoding type II secretion system protein N is translated as MKRALDLNPRQQRIALDLVTGVMVVSVAFALAGLTWRLAGHAGQGAITVPSGSRPVPPPDLSPALAWSPFGRAAQTEQAVPTSIQLVLKGVVFAIPQSFAVAYVSEAGGTARAVRVGEALGGATIQSIQRDRILLDNAGRVEFLAFPDPAALLQRLDATPTDGGYRIGSGSLPGMRPGDVVQSVNGQALGRGAADQAAFAAAQASGSAQLQVLRDGKPMTLTVPLR
- the gspI gene encoding type II secretion system minor pseudopilin GspI, which codes for MDTSFDKLRTNGGGSATRRIALGTSFDRLRTNDGGGSGPTHSVRPEPVEGRAPNDATAGFSLIEALVALAILAIATVGLVRTVETHIDSTRAMEGRQAAMWVAENRLAEIEARIDGANEVEMMGRRWRIAVAERATDDPAIRRVRIDVFESGARQASPLASLDGFVDAEGA
- a CDS encoding prepilin-type N-terminal cleavage/methylation domain-containing protein; translated protein: MTLIEMLIVLAIIAVAAGAVTLGIGAATRAPSVQSEAQRLAERLQAAADDAMLGDALVAFTAEKTGYGFARFDGQTWQPVGGDALGFHPLPGGMTMRLSAKPPVVLGPEGSGKPLIAVIAERGQSVSVAYDGLTARVVPGT
- the gspG gene encoding type II secretion system major pseudopilin GspG, translating into MHILLKQFHDSRDDAAQSRLPRDTEAGLTLVEMIVVLAIIALVAALIVPNVIGRPDEARVTVANTDIRTISAALKMYRLDNGDYPTTAQGLKALAEKPSTPPIPSNWSGDGYLGEVPADPWGNPYQYSAEGGTFTLKSLGKDGKPGGEGLDADLDGKK
- the gspL gene encoding type II secretion system protein GspL — translated: MTAGSEPSSLIIDEAGGAATMLVPGEAVRLLAVDLPLPSRAKRLEALPFAVEELIADPLDAVHLALGSELSPRRFLVGVVRHAQMQAWIEEAALAGHPDAAFVPDALALPRPDAGEWAVELGETRAVVRTGDGTGFAMPAPMIAAAWEAAGRPPIRNYGAPLPEAMAALPAELGELSLARRIAEPALDLRQGIYGRRRAASLPGWGRRLFWVGAIGLTAHVGIAAADTMMLRAIADRREDDTRMLVATASPGTPTTGDDLAGTVADLLPEPKRYSAFLPLLSRVSATLAPLNGQMAVRGIGFRGDALMVDLEPLQPGLAGRLSGAISDARLSGEVTTLPNGTLRLTARGA
- the gspM gene encoding type II secretion system protein GspM, yielding MRIELRDPRLDAAIARFEGWWATLSQRERVLLTVLGLLIAGAALVYGVIKPLQAARAEARADIRTYETLSARIRAVGKLQPQTAQRRTGSPVEIVQAAAQAQALSVAVEPQGGGVRAVVSEGDYAKVVGWLADLSRSSTLAVTSARIVRRPNAGMVEAQVSFAP
- the gspE gene encoding type II secretion system ATPase GspE; amino-acid sequence: MTAMLPYSFARRHGVVLRESPDGAECVHRAGVGLDALIEVQRIAPAARLVPVADEAFDAALGASYGDRAAQAADFEIDGTDLAALADSAAAVDDLLDTRDDSPVIRLINALLLEAIKEGASDVHVETQEKRLVVRFRIDGVLRDVVEPQRALAPLLVSRIKVMAKLDIAEKRVPQDGRVTLRVGGHDVDARVSTIPTQHGERVVMRLLERGSMTLDLGSLGMSERDRTVFTRLLERPHGILLVTGPTGSGKTTTLYTALTRLNDRRRNVMTVEDPIEYELSGIAQTQVNPRTDMTFARGLRAILRQDPDVIMVGEIRDQETAQVAVRSAMTGHFVLSTLHTNSAVGSVTRLIDMGVERYLLAPMVVGLCAQRLVRRLCQTCRREEVVSEGDVAMVGGGLRVGEPIWRAEGCDACHGDGYRGRAGLYEVVAIDDRFQAMIHDGASEAELERHARAENPSLLDDGIAKLRAGLTTVEEVARVTREEA
- a CDS encoding type II secretion system F family protein, whose product is MTAYAYRAATREGTARKGIIEASSPAAARALLREQALLPLSVEPANDAGPAVGGIKLPSLRRRGLSARQLATVTRQISTLIGSDITIEESLRLVAQQSEVPAVTALLTDVRGAILDGRSFAAALGLHPKAFPEFYRASVAAGEQSGRLASVLDHLAVFVENRQANGQKLQLALLYPALLATVSFGMMVLLMVYVVPDIVRVFVSRGAELPFLTRALIAVSAFIQNYGLYVLIAAAAAFLLYGRWARVPANRLRVHRFFNENRPFARFSRQFNAARFAGSLATLVESAVPLVEALQAAAAVTPNLFVRDKALHIAARVREGISLRAAMAESGVFPSMLVAIVASGESSGRLAPALGRASGELERELDALVATLVALVEPMVLLLMGGLVLMMVLAILLPIINLNNLVQI
- a CDS encoding cyclopropane-fatty-acyl-phospholipid synthase family protein, producing MSGMLRNRGRRTGEVRGRVWAGVDRLFAALLDRIDRGLATGSLDATLPGGGFRRLGGRAPGAAAVVDLRSWRALYRLATGGSAGWYEAWVAGEWASPDPTALFELFVANRQGLGDTARARPWSRIARRLAHLARRNDRDGARANVAYHYDLGNDFYAAWLDETLTYSSAIFAAPGEALETAQHRKLTAILDRTDTRAGNRILEIGCGWGSFARVASDAGRQVQCLTLSTEQADHVRSRALPGVEVSLTDYRDAAGTYDAIASIEMVEAVGERYWPDYLGAIARLLKPGGRAAIQYIAIDDAIFDNYARNVDFIQSYVFPGGMLLSESRFRAIADRAGLDWRDRHEFGLDYAETLHRWRAAFDCADAEGRLPADLDAAFRNLWRYYLMYCEGGFRGGGITVAQVTLVKR